Genomic DNA from Thermodesulfovibrionales bacterium:
ACGGGCGACATGGGAATAGCGAACACGACCCCCTCCGCCGCGATAGCCGCTGTCCTGACCGGCAGGCCGGTTGCGGAGGTCACCGGCAGGGGCACCGGGATCAGTGACGATTCCCTGAAGAACAAAATCAAGGTGATAGAGGACTCCATCGCCCTAAATCGTCCCGATTCGAAGGACCCTATCGATGTCCTTTCGAAGATCGGGGGCGCCGAAATCGGGGGGATCGCCGGGTTGGTTATCGGTGCGGCCTCACAGAGAGTCCCCGTTGTCATCGATGGTTTTATATCTACGGCTGGGGCCCTGATCGCTTACTTCCTCGAGCCGCTCACGAAGGAGTATATGTTTGCCGCCCACAGCTCCGTCGAGATCGGCCACAGGGTCATGCTCGAAACATTAGGATTGAGGCCTATTCTCGATCTCGACATGAGGCTCGGCGAGGGCACCGGTGCCGCGCTCGCGATGCTCATGATCGAGGCCGGGCTGAAGATCTACCGGGAAATGGCGACCTTCGGCGACGCGGGGGTTTCGACCGAGAAGGGTGCATGAGGGGATTGATTCTCGCATTCCGGTTCCTTACGATCATACCCATACCGGTGCGGGTGAGGGGCGGGGTTTCCGCCCTGGATCTGTCCAGGTCAGCGGTCTTTTTCCCCGCTGTCGGCGCCTTTCAGGGTCTGCTGGCCGCCTCCGTTGCGACGGTGTCACTAAAGCTCT
This window encodes:
- the cobT gene encoding nicotinate-nucleotide--dimethylbenzimidazole phosphoribosyltransferase, producing MLQERLKEIRPLKTEFAEKAQGRLDNLTKPRGSLGRLEEFARRLVMITEDTSPELDKKVIFTFAGDHGVADEGVSAYPREVTPQMVLNFLNGGAGINVLARHAGAEVVVVDIGVDYDFGNMGGLVSRKVVKGTKNMRRGPAMTRVEAESSVRVGIELAEAYAGKGYKIFATGDMGIANTTPSAAIAAVLTGRPVAEVTGRGTGISDDSLKNKIKVIEDSIALNRPDSKDPIDVLSKIGGAEIGGIAGLVIGAASQRVPVVIDGFISTAGALIAYFLEPLTKEYMFAAHSSVEIGHRVMLETLGLRPILDLDMRLGEGTGAALAMLMIEAGLKIYREMATFGDAGVSTEKGA